A single Streptococcus thermophilus DNA region contains:
- a CDS encoding ABC transporter permease: MAELFKERSRRFTTRCAKYSRYVFNDHFILVLLFLLGFVLVQYSQLLRHFPKNPWAIILGLLVLCFLLPFWGNIATYLEPADKHYLLVKEEEVLDHIKKATGRAFRFWVLIQTLIFILVVPLFLALGLPVWGVVLIAVAMAILKYFIFQKKAQPFYKQSGLNWTDAIAAENKRQQSILKFFSLFTNVKGITSSVKRRGYLDGILKRTKKDKKHTWYNLYLRAFLRSGDYFALSLRLFALTLLVIFLVPEKWLAMVLVVVFDYLLLFQLTVLKSHFAYQRMANLMPIGKDMQVSNLKRLINQIVLVMTLIQALCLFDLKFSLILVGVMLVLSLVYLPAKLKKMID; the protein is encoded by the coding sequence ATAGCTGAGCTTTTTAAGGAGCGTAGCAGACGATTCACCACCCGTTGTGCTAAGTATAGTCGCTACGTCTTTAATGACCACTTTATCCTGGTTCTTCTTTTTTTGCTGGGTTTTGTCTTGGTTCAGTATAGCCAGTTGCTCCGACATTTTCCAAAGAATCCATGGGCCATCATTCTTGGCTTACTTGTGCTTTGTTTTTTACTGCCTTTTTGGGGCAATATTGCCACCTATTTAGAGCCTGCAGACAAGCACTACCTCTTAGTTAAGGAAGAAGAGGTGCTAGACCATATTAAGAAGGCGACAGGGCGTGCTTTTAGATTTTGGGTACTCATCCAGACCTTGATTTTTATCTTGGTCGTCCCACTCTTTCTGGCCTTGGGTCTTCCAGTTTGGGGAGTTGTCCTTATAGCCGTGGCTATGGCTATTCTTAAGTATTTTATTTTCCAAAAGAAAGCACAACCTTTTTATAAGCAGTCTGGGTTGAATTGGACTGATGCTATTGCAGCGGAGAATAAACGACAACAATCAATCTTGAAGTTTTTCTCACTTTTTACCAATGTTAAGGGAATTACATCGAGTGTTAAACGCCGTGGCTATTTGGATGGCATTCTCAAGCGTACAAAGAAAGACAAGAAACATACGTGGTACAACCTGTACCTAAGAGCCTTCTTACGTTCAGGAGATTACTTTGCCCTTAGCCTACGCCTTTTTGCTTTAACACTTTTGGTTATTTTTTTGGTTCCTGAAAAATGGCTGGCTATGGTACTTGTGGTTGTTTTTGACTATCTCTTACTCTTCCAGCTCACAGTGCTTAAATCGCACTTTGCTTACCAAAGGATGGCCAACCTTATGCCAATTGGAAAAGACATGCAGGTGAGCAATCTTAAGCGCTTGATTAATCAAATTGTCCTTGTAATGACACTGATTCAGGCTCTTTGTCTCTTTGACCTTAAATTTAGCCTGATTTTGGTTGGAGTTATGCTAGTTTTGAGCCTTGTTTACCTACCAGCCAAGCTTAAGAAGATGATTGACTAA
- a CDS encoding ABC transporter ATP-binding protein: MLKLEKVTGGYANIPVLKDVTFEVADGELVGLIGLNGAGKSTTINEIIGLLTPYGGQIVIDGLSIQQDSASYRQKIGYIPETPSLYEELTLREHLETVLMAYGLDVTEGMAHADKYLKLFRLDEKLDWFPTQFSKGMKQKVMIICAFIVNPSLFIVDEPFLGLDPLAISDLIELLAEEKANGKSILMSTHVLDSAEKMCDRFVILHHGQVLAQGTIDELRQTFGDSSASLNDIYMQLTKGELS, encoded by the coding sequence ATGCTTAAATTAGAAAAGGTGACGGGTGGTTATGCCAATATTCCCGTCCTAAAAGATGTCACTTTTGAGGTGGCTGATGGTGAATTAGTTGGCCTTATTGGTCTCAATGGTGCCGGAAAATCAACAACAATTAACGAGATTATTGGTCTCTTGACACCCTACGGGGGACAGATTGTTATTGATGGTTTGAGCATACAGCAAGATTCGGCTAGCTACCGTCAAAAGATTGGCTACATTCCTGAAACGCCAAGTCTTTATGAAGAATTGACGCTTCGTGAACATTTGGAAACTGTGCTTATGGCATATGGCCTTGATGTTACAGAAGGAATGGCACATGCAGACAAGTACCTCAAACTTTTTCGCTTAGATGAAAAGTTGGACTGGTTCCCGACTCAGTTTTCAAAAGGGATGAAGCAGAAGGTCATGATTATCTGCGCCTTTATTGTCAACCCAAGTCTTTTCATTGTTGATGAGCCCTTTTTGGGATTGGATCCCTTGGCGATTTCTGATTTGATTGAGCTTCTGGCTGAGGAAAAAGCCAATGGCAAGTCTATTCTCATGTCGACTCACGTTTTGGATTCAGCTGAGAAGATGTGTGATCGTTTTGTGATTTTGCACCATGGACAGGTCTTGGCACAGGGGACGATTGATGAGCTTCGTCAGACCTTTGGTGACAGTAGTGCTAGTCTTAACGATATCTATATGCAGTTGACTAAGGGAGAATTGTCATGA
- a CDS encoding HIT family protein translates to MDNCIFCKIISGEIPSSKVYEDDKVLAFLDISQATKGHTLVIPKEHVRNILEMSAENAETVFSRVPKIARAVQKATKAIGMNVLNNNEEVAGQTVFHAHIHLVPRYGSDDGIHMSFDEHEPDFAALANLADSIAKEEEVTE, encoded by the coding sequence ATGGATAATTGTATTTTCTGTAAAATTATATCTGGAGAAATTCCATCATCAAAAGTCTACGAGGATGACAAGGTTCTAGCCTTCCTCGACATCTCCCAAGCTACAAAAGGACATACTCTGGTCATTCCTAAAGAACACGTTCGCAACATCTTAGAAATGTCTGCTGAAAACGCAGAGACTGTCTTTAGCCGTGTCCCTAAAATTGCCCGTGCCGTCCAAAAAGCAACAAAAGCTATCGGAATGAATGTTCTCAACAACAACGAAGAAGTAGCTGGACAGACTGTCTTCCATGCCCATATCCATCTAGTACCTCGTTACGGTTCAGACGACGGTATCCATATGAGCTTTGATGAGCATGAACCTGACTTCGCTGCTCTAGCAAACCTTGCTGACAGCATTGCTAAAGAGGAAGAGGTAACAGAATGA
- a CDS encoding ribonuclease, translating into MDLFWPMFFLMAIMVIIMIFATISEVINKVGNIAKWLGLGAIAGNVINNKINSDTAIKQGRTWRKSQKHRNNGFLDDFEEFVSPSYESDEKHDLSDDESFREYQEFKKWKATEKGN; encoded by the coding sequence ATGGATTTATTTTGGCCAATGTTTTTCCTTATGGCCATCATGGTAATTATCATGATTTTTGCGACAATTTCAGAGGTAATCAATAAAGTAGGTAATATAGCAAAATGGCTCGGTTTAGGTGCTATAGCTGGAAATGTGATAAATAATAAAATCAATTCAGACACTGCTATAAAACAAGGTAGAACTTGGAGGAAAAGTCAAAAACACCGTAATAACGGATTTTTAGATGATTTTGAAGAGTTTGTATCGCCATCTTATGAATCAGATGAAAAGCATGATTTGTCTGATGATGAAAGCTTTAGAGAATATCAGGAATTTAAAAAGTGGAAAGCAACAGAAAAAGGTAACTAG
- a CDS encoding IS256-like element IS1191 family transposase: protein MTQFTTELLNFLAQKQDIDEFFRTSLETAMNDLLQAELSAFLGYEPYDKLGYNSGNSRNGSYARKFETKYGTVQLSIPRDRNGNFSPALLPAYGRRDDHLEEMVIKLYQTGVTTREISDIIERMYGHHYSPATISNISKATQENVATFHERSLEANYSVLFLDGTYLPLRRGTVSKECIHIALGITPEGQKAVLGYEIAPNENNASWSTLLDKLQNQGIQQVSLVVTDGFKGLEEIINQAYPLAKQQRCLIHISRNLASKVKRADRAVILEQFKTIYRAENLEMAVQALENFIAEWKPKYRKVMESLENTDNLLTFYQFPYQIWHSIYSTNLIESLNKEIKRQTKKKVLFPNEEALERYLVTLFEDYNFKQNQRIHKGFGHCADTLESLFD from the coding sequence ATGACTCAGTTTACCACAGAACTACTTAACTTCCTAGCCCAAAAGCAAGATATTGATGAATTTTTCCGTACTTCTCTTGAAACAGCTATGAATGATCTGCTTCAAGCAGAGTTATCAGCCTTTTTAGGGTATGAACCTTACGATAAATTAGGCTATAATTCTGGGAATAGTCGTAACGGAAGCTATGCACGGAAATTCGAAACCAAATATGGGACTGTTCAGTTGAGTATTCCTAGAGATCGTAATGGGAACTTTAGTCCAGCTTTGCTTCCCGCTTATGGACGTCGAGATGACCACTTGGAAGAGATGGTTATCAAACTCTATCAAACCGGTGTAACGACTCGAGAAATTAGTGATATCATCGAGCGAATGTATGGTCATCACTATAGTCCTGCCACAATTTCTAATATCTCAAAAGCAACTCAGGAGAATGTCGCTACTTTTCATGAGCGAAGCTTAGAAGCCAATTACTCTGTTTTATTTCTTGACGGAACCTATCTTCCCTTAAGACGTGGAACCGTTAGTAAAGAATGTATTCATATCGCACTTGGCATTACACCAGAAGGACAGAAGGCTGTTCTTGGATATGAAATCGCTCCAAATGAAAACAATGCTTCTTGGTCCACCCTGTTAGACAAGCTTCAAAACCAAGGAATCCAACAGGTTTCTCTTGTAGTGACCGATGGCTTCAAGGGGCTTGAAGAGATTATCAATCAGGCTTACCCATTAGCTAAACAACAACGTTGCTTAATTCATATTAGTCGAAATCTAGCTAGTAAAGTGAAACGAGCAGATAGAGCGGTTATTCTGGAGCAATTTAAAACGATTTATCGTGCTGAAAATTTAGAAATGGCAGTGCAAGCTTTAGAGAACTTTATCGCCGAATGGAAACCAAAGTATAGGAAAGTCATGGAAAGTCTGGAGAATACGGATAATCTTTTAACTTTTTATCAGTTTCCCTACCAGATTTGGCATAGCATTTATTCGACAAACCTCATTGAGTCTCTTAACAAAGAAATCAAACGTCAAACGAAAAAGAAGGTCCTTTTTCCTAACGAGGAGGCTCTGGAACGTTATTTAGTTACCCTGTTTGAAGATTATAATTTCAAGCAAAATCAACGCATCCATAAAGGATTTGGCCATTGTGCTGACACACTTGAAAGCTTATTTGATTAA